The segment aaatatctgtacactgactggtgtctctcaatcctctCTCAATCTCAGGGCGatctctgtgcactgactggtgtctctcagtctcctctctctcagggagatatctgtacactgactggtttctctcagtcccctctctcagggagatctctgtccactgactgatgtctctcagtcccctctctcagggagatctctgtacactgactggtgtctctcagtcccctctctcagggagatctctgtacactgactggtgtctctcagtcccctctcagggagatctctgtacactgactggtgtctctcagtcccctctctcagggagatctctgtgcactgactggtgtctctcagtcccctctctcagggagatctctatacactgaccggtgtctctcagtcccctctctcagggagatctctgtacactgactggtgtctctccgtGTTTCCGCCTCTTAATCTTACACCGTCTGCCTGTCAAGTGCTGTCGTCGTGACCGGCAGAGATGTCAATGCCTTTGTGCACGACTGGCTCCATCACCGGTTCTGATATCACCCTGAAGCAGAGGGCTAAATCCCCTTCATCGACGCTGAACCAGGAGATGTGACTCTGTGCAGAAGCAAGGGAATCAGAGCGAGCAGGGCGACGAGAAACCTTGTGAGCCACAAATGAGACTCGCGGCCTGGTCGGATCGGATGCACATTCGACAAAAAGCTTTATTGGGAACGAAGTGTTCGGCTGCAGTTTACAAACGTCACTGTGCACTTGGAGGTAGAAAACAGGCCGGTCGCTCTCTCGCACGTGTGGTTAAGTCCTTGCCTCTGGCATTCAGTCCTTTGCGCTCCAAAAATGTTACGACGCGTAGCATGCCGTCCTTGGTAACTTGGCCTGCCGTCCCGGCAGTGacgaggagagaggagggaggaatccCGGGGTTTACAAGCACCCGCCTGCCTAGCGACAAACTGCCCAGAAGGCGCAGCGATCAGCCTCTGTAAGCCGCACTTCCCATGCCCGGACAGGGACACGGCTCGCGTCCGACACGGATCAACCTTAGCAGCGCACGTGCTCGTCTCGAGCTGGTCTTTAGTCCTTAGTGAGGTTGAGCCTTCGATTTGCAGATGTGTTTATAAAGTATAAtgctcctgtcattataaaacagtgtCTGTTCCCTCATCATCACAAACAacatcaatgggggggggggggggggaaatcagctaaTAGGAAAAATAGTTCAGTCATATCGAAAGGAAGAACAGAGAGACTCCAGCTGTCTGTACTGACCTCTCaatctacccccctctcccccctaaaATTAAATCACTGACATCTTACTCTTTCTCCCCATTGTAGCCGAGGAGTTTCCTAATCtagaaggctggaatacaaaggggaggtttTGCTGCAGCTCGACAAAGTCCTGGCTCAGAGCTCATCGACGtacagttctgggcgccgcaccaTCAAAAGGTTCTACTGGCCTGGGAAAGAGTGCGTCACGGACTTTACCGGGCTCAGATTATGAAGagactcattgaaacatatcagattctgaggggggtttgacagggtagatgctgagaggctgtttcccccctggctcgagagtctagaactagggggcatagtctcaggataaggggtcggacattcaagactgagatgaggaggaatttcttcactcagagggtggtgaatctttggaattctctacccctgtggACGCTCAGCCGTCGAGgatattcaaggatgagatggatagatatttggactctaggggaatcgcgGGATaggtctactcctgcttctactccttaTGAGAGATGACACAATCTAGGTTTGCCGTGTCTGGAATATAggaggttaaaggggagggagggtgacgtGATTGAGGCTTTTAGGAATTCGAAAGGAatcgatagggcagatagagagaaactatttccgctggtcggggtgggggagtctagggcaagggggcataaccttaaaatcagagccggggccattcaggagagaaaatacaaagaaccagagaaaagatacagcacagaagggggccgttcggcccatcgtggacGCCCCGGCTCGAAGAACGACCAggcgcccattctaatcccaccttccagcacccggtccgtagccctgcggcttacagcactttaggtgcaggtccaggtactttacaaagagttgagggtccccctgcctctaccaccaattcgggcagcgaatccCACACACCCGCCACCCTCTGGgcaaaagaagtttttcctcgtgtcccctccaatccttccgccaatcagcttagaTCCAAGTGCGGAACTCTGCCCCCCCGACAAAGCAGCAGGAgaggctagctcaattaatcatttttaaaatctgagatcggtagatttgttTGCTCGAggagagggggctgaatgggcctgttCCAACCGTCCCTAATCGCCTCGCCTCAGAAACAGAGACCTCATCCCATGAACATTTGGGGGAAACAGCTCAGTGTTTTACCTAGAATTTTACTGTGCACGCACACAGACCAATcagtccatgccggcatttattcctCCGTAACCAGCCTCCTTAGCAACGGGACCAGGTACCTGTTTGAAGTGTGCGTGTGTCTACGTGTGAGGGTGGGCTTCGTCCTGCAAGAGCCATTTTGACGCTTGCAAATCGAAAAGTCTCAGCACGATTTGAAGGGAAGGGAATACATCGtgaagcgggggggtggggggtgaagaaagGAACTTTGCCTTTGGATCCCGGGAGACGAGCTCCTGCCGAAAAGGCCGATCGCAAGTCTCGGGTAGTGTTTCAGACGGGAAGGAAAAGAGTCCAAATTCTAATGGGCAGCTGAAGAGAATCTGTTTGATCCCTTCACCAACCCCCTCTCCTCCGCCCTTGTTGTAAATTGTCGTTTTAGTGTTTCTCGGTGTTGTTTTATCTGTAAATAAACACCTCGGTGGATCCTTAGCCTGTAAGCGCCAACTGCCTGGTGGGAGCCCCCCGCCCCACTGTAAAAACCCCTTTCTTACCTTCCCGCCTCTTTTTCCTCTTaacatctctccccccccacaacccccccccccgcccgcccaagGCCATCCCACATTGAGAGGCAGGTTCGCATTTAATGGCTGTAGAGCCTTACCCGTGCTGCCTAGGGGGAGTAAGAAGGCTCTATCGTCCAAAGCCATCGGATGGAGTGGTTTCACTCAGGCCGAGCACTGTGGGTAGGACACGCCTCCATTAGAGTACAGCTGCCCCGCCTCGTACCCTGTTAGCGTAAACACATTTCGGGCCTGTGTCCCGACTCCCACTAACGTCAACGCAGAGATGCATCTTCCACAAAatcaggagggggagggtggggggggtcgatTAGAAACAGGAGGAGCTCCTTAAACTGAAAGAATAACCTCCACACATTCTTTTTCTCAGGCGTGCGGAGGAACGGACCTCAGTTGCTGCCCCGTTTCGTCGCAGTCAATGAGGAACTGGACGCATTCCTGATtcggccggggaggggaggggaaggggaggggggagtctctgGGGAGAAGGCAGTCAGCTGGCCGAGGGTTTCTTGGCTTCGAGGGTGCACTGGTGGCTGTGCAGGCTGGACGAGTTCTTGAACTGCTTGCCGCAGTCTGCGCAGATGCAGGGCCCCTCCCAGGCGTGGACCCGCTGGTGCCTGCCCAGCACCGAGAGGCGGGTGAAGCCCTTCTCGCAGACCGGGCACTTGTAGGGCCGCTCCTGGCTGTGGGTGCCCTTGTGCTGGGTCAGGGTGGACGACTTGGTGAAGCCCTTGCCGCACTCCGGGCACTTGAAGAGCTTCTCGCCGCTGTGGGTGCGCTGGTGCTGCAGCAGGCTGGACGAGTAGCGGAACTCCTTCTCGCAGTCGGGGCACTTGAAGGGCCGCTCGCCGGTGTGGGTGCGCAGGTGGCTGCGCAGGCTGGAGGGGTCGCTGAAGCCCTTGCCGCACTCCAGGCACTTGAAGGGCTTCTCGCCGGTGTGGGTGCGCTGGTGGATCACCAGCATGCAGGAGCGGCTGAAGCGCTTGCCGCAGAAGGGGCACTTGAAGGGCTTCTCGCCGGTGTGCGTGCGCTGGTGCCGCCGCAGGCTGGACAGCTCGCTGAAGCCCTTGGCGCAGGTGGGGCACTGGAAGGGCTTCTCGCCAGTGTGGGTGCGCTCGTGCCGCCGCAGATTGGACAGCAGGTTGAACTCCTTGCCGCAGTCCTGGCACTTGAAGGGCTTCTCGCCCGAGTGCACCCGCAGGTGCTGCTTCAGGTTGGAGTACTTGTTGAAGCTGCGGCCGCACTCGGTGCAGATGTAGGTCTTGCGGCCGAGCCGGGGCGCCCCCCGGCGGTGCCGCCGCGGGCTGGCAGGCCCGTCCCAGTCCTCCGACGCCTCCGCCGGCTGGTAGAGGGAGTCCGAGCGGCTCGAGTCCCCGTCTGAGGGCAAGTCGTCTTCCACGGCCCCCGAGTCCTCCTCTGTGGCCATCTCCTCTTCTGGAACGGGTAGATcgccagttagaatcatagaatcagagagtggttacagcgtggaaggaggccattcagcccgtcgagcccgtgccggctctatgcaagagcaatccagctagtcccactccccccgtcctatccccgtagccctgcacattctttcccttcaagtccttatccagttcccttttgaaggccatgattgaatctgcctccaccaccccctcgggcagtgcattccagatcacgaccactcgctgggtaaaaaagtttctcctcatgtcgtctttggttctttcaccaatcaccttaaatccgtgtcctctggttctcgacccttccgccaatgggaacagtttctctctatctactctgtctggacccttcatgattttgaacacctcgatcaaatctcctctcgaccgtctctgttccaaggagaacaaccccagcttctccagtctatccacgtaactaaagtccctcatccctggaaccattctagtaaatctcctctgcaccctctctaaggccttcacatctttcctaaagtgcggtgcccagaactggacacaatactccagttgtggccaaaccagtgttttataaaggttcatcatgacttccatacctttgtactctgtgcctctatttataaagcccaggatcctggttTGCACTTGCATtgaaatttgcagcacagaatctccgaagagctggcacacgcacgatgggctgaatggccgccttctgtgctgcatcgttCTGTTCtttgagaaacaggccattcggcccaacaggtccgtgccggtgttcatgctccacacgagcctcctccctccctactccatctcaccctatccccctatccttctattcctttctccctcatgtgtttatccggcttccccttaaatccatccacactattcacctcaactactccttgtgggagcgagttccacattctcaccactctctgggtgaagaggtttctcctgaattccccattggattgattgctgactatcttatattgataccCCCCCTACCCCAGATCTGGATGCCCCCCAAGCAGGAGCAGACACACACCGGcagggaccagttgggccgaatggcctgtcactGTGCTCGAAGAGGGTCCCTGGCCCTTCCCAAGATGGCGGCAGGGTTTCCCATTC is part of the Heptranchias perlo isolate sHepPer1 unplaced genomic scaffold, sHepPer1.hap1 HAP1_SCAFFOLD_1070, whole genome shotgun sequence genome and harbors:
- the LOC137307595 gene encoding zinc finger protein 774-like: MRGGSPAGRAGPCEAASLLLPPPPSSLSLLHLLGGEVLIVAANQTKPPPQHSERSGTGPRSAEQGPPPRLKTEEEMATEEDSGAVEDDLPSDGDSSRSDSLYQPAEASEDWDGPASPRRHRRGAPRLGRKTYICTECGRSFNKYSNLKQHLRVHSGEKPFKCQDCGKEFNLLSNLRRHERTHTGEKPFQCPTCAKGFSELSSLRRHQRTHTGEKPFKCPFCGKRFSRSCMLVIHQRTHTGEKPFKCLECGKGFSDPSSLRSHLRTHTGERPFKCPDCEKEFRYSSSLLQHQRTHSGEKLFKCPECGKGFTKSSTLTQHKGTHSQERPYKCPVCEKGFTRLSVLGRHQRVHAWEGPCICADCGKQFKNSSSLHSHQCTLEAKKPSAS